The stretch of DNA ctctgagtaagaaccagtttgactcgtctggcgacattagcagccgcctgaaaagaaatctcactcccagtctccttagccatctgcaatctgataggctgagcaagtgcatcaataaacctcctcactctctctctctcggtgggaagaagaagaatagcatgataggccaaatccacaaaacgggtctcatactaagtactagtcatactgccctgctggagatgctcaaactgacggtgacACTCctttctcaatgtgataggcagaaaattctatatgaagagctgagagaactggccccaagtaagagcaggcgacccagctggtctgggcAACAATTAatatctccaccatttcttggcggaaccagtcatctcaAATGCAGCAAattcgaccccattggtctccactatacccatgttccgtaaaacctcgtgacagcagtcaagatactcctggggatcctctgaaggagtaccactaaagtgaatagTAAaaagcttgataaacctgtccaatctccataaagcctcagaagacatagctggcccatctccgacctgtgccgcaataactgactgaactaatccgactggctgagctgctggagcctgatactggggagctatctactctggagcgggagtggtgtgtgtctgggctcctccttcagtctgagagactgctggtgccatgggaaatgcgccagtctgggccacacactacataaggcccaccaaacggaccaaagcatcctgaagtactagggtagcaatgaacccctccggaacctgagctggtccggtaggaacagtctgggatggaacctcctcgtcaagctctatctgaggctccactgttggggctactgctcgggctctaggttgAGCCCTGCCCCATCCTCGGCCTCTGGTtcggcctcgacctcgacctctgccccacgtaggagctgccactagagGCTTTGGCTGctactcagctgaggaagcggtacgtgttctcgccatctacgagagaataagagtagaagagttcaatcagtattgagaaagaaaaatcgcaagaagagaagaatagaagtgaaacttgttcctaaacttcatagcctctagaagataagcacagacgtctccgtaccgatcctccagactctactaagcttgctcgtgaatcgtgagacctaggcaacttagtgctctgataccaactatcacgacccaaaatcttcccaccgacgggaccgtgatggcgcctaacatttcacttgcaaggcaagccaacgttagaaaaaaaaatcgttaaaccaattccttatttccattcagtaaataacaataattagctaagatgaaatataataggTGCAAAATATCCTAAAACTGTAataattactaccacctggatctggagtcataattcgcgagcattctagaatttactacaagtaatagtctgaaagaaaaaCAACTgtctaaataaaagaaaatagtaggacataaaagatagattgggacttcaaggtctgtgaacgccgacagatctaccttgagtctccggacagcggaccattagcaaatctcgatcaacctaagccggtatcaaaatctacacagaaagtgtagagtgcagcatcagtacaaccgaccccatgtactggtaagtgtcgagcctaacctcggcgaagtagtgacgaggctagggcaagacacccacatataacttgAACAATATAATCTTGCTAGTGgcatcaacaataaataaagaagcaacatggaaataatgggaagggaacatacaatgggggaatacaacataaagagtgagaataatgaaaagacagaattaaatcgaaaatccttaaacgaattgagcaatttaaacaacaaggaaaactgcacggcatcacccttcgtgcttttactctcaacctcacaaataataaataaacctcacaaataataaataagactgcacgacatcacccttcgtgcttttactctcttcctcaccatatgaATAAATCAGACACGACATCACCCATCacgctttacactcttcctcaccatataaataaatcacgcacggcatcacccttcgtgctttacactctttctcacaatataaataaatcatgcacggcatcaccctttgtgctttacattcttcctcacaatataaataaatcatgcacggcatcacccatcgtgctttacactcttcctcaccattcACAGAATTAATAACAAtagatagagagaagtttcacaaagaaatcaatatttcatcaatgattactttcacaatttaacttctcaacctcgaatcaatattcacaattttatcaaccttggtggaaccggatacaagtctcccaacatttcaacaacaacaataagcatggataacaagatttaagactacaaatttgcaagaatggaatttcactcgcatgctatgactcgactacaacacatagatgctcgtcacctcaattatacatcgtattcaacaacaaaacacatagaaaatactcacacaatacctattccctcaagccaaagttagataCAACACTTATCTTGTTccgaaagccacttaattctcaatcacagcttttcctttggaattcacctccaaatcactcgtatctattcaaaaatgactcaataatatcaaataatgctaaaggaatcaaatatggttcataaattaaattttccaaattttcctccaaaaagtcaaaaaatccttttacccattcaccccgagtacgaatatgtaattagttttggaattcgaccacaaattggggtctaaatcctcaaattcccgaaatccctagtttctaccctaacccctaattctaccataaaaactctagattttaggttgaaaattcaagaaatgtaatgggtaattgaaagaaaatggtttagaatcacttatcaaCACTCTGGAGAagaaaatggctcttgaaaatctCCTCTgcccatttggttcttgaaaaatgttgaagaaatggcttaaacccgtgtttgaagtctgttttaagtcactggacatgccttcatcgcattcgcgagtggcctgtcgcgatcgcgatgcacatcggcctaaggccttcgcgtcCGCGAGTCTATCTACACGTTcgcgtaaggcagctccccccaaCCTTCGCGTTTGCCACCCAGTGGATGCGTTcacgtagaagaacatgactcccctcccccaggtcccttagaCTATCGCGTTCGCATGAgacagatcgcgttcgcgaagggtaccatccccaacgcttcgcgttcgcgacctgtCCATCaccttcgcgaagaagaaaattcccctgtccccattttacctttcgcgttcgcaaCACTActtacgcgaacgtgaagaagggcaTACCAGAACAGTTGCTGTagcaaaaatctcagattttctagtCCAatacatcccgtggcctatccgaaactcacccgagccctcagggctccaaaccaaatatgtacacaagtctaaaaacataatacggacctgctcgcgcgatcaaatcgccaaaataacacctagaactctaaatttagcaccaaatcaaatggaattctcaagaacactttaaaatttgtattttctcaactggacgtccgaatcacgtcaaatcaactccgtttctcaccaaatttcacagacaagtcttaaatatcataatgaacctgtaccgggctccgaaaccagaatatggacccggcactaacaatgccaaatatcaatcaattcttaaaaataattaattttttagacttttaattttgataaaaaattcataacttgagctagggacctttgaattcgatttcgggtatatgcccaggtcccataattcgatacggacccaccgggaccgtcaaaatacggatccgatcccgtttactaaaaatgttgaccgaagtcaacaaaaattaacttttaaggcataaattcttattttcttcaattttcaacataaaagctttccggaaacctgctcggactgcgtacgcaaatcaaggagggtaaaaaaagagattttaaaggcttaagagcatagattcaatttcaaaaatataagatgaccttttgggtcatcacacatatatatgcatatatacgcgtatatacacgtatataacgcatgtaatgcatgagaagtacgtcaataaaatctttctgaatgtcataggaccattatgtctttgattactaccatgaaataaactttatcaacttacgtattttctgagacccatgaacaaattataaaataataagacacatggggaatcaagaatatagacatccctaatatttctatgaatagagtcatttatgaaagttacgtatttttctcgtttcatttgtatcatttggttcatgccaaaaggaaagaagggatagccttaacatacctgaaccgattctcttgacaatccctttaaaaCCATCTTTTGCGATGAAAcacgtaacgacggatcgaagtagggagaaatctgtatgatattcttgagaaagattgtatcgtactcccttagaatcaaaaTCACACATTGCAATAACATTAGGTAGACTTCGTATGAAATCTTTGAATCGATTTCGTTGCTATTGCAACATTTGCTTTGTTGAAGCTTGTTACGTTGCTATGAATATTGTGAAGTCTCGTATGACTTTTTTTGTGGCTCTCATCCGTCACTTTGCAAACATAGTATCTCCCTTTTATGAATTCAATTAGGGAGGCCTTTTATTAATGTGGTTGTGGGCCCTACTTGAACGATGACTTGGCCATAAAACTTTCTTAATGTGCCACCTTGTATTATGGACTTAAGAGTCACATTTTGGGCTTTGAGCCCTTCCTCACTTGCTGCCACGTTAAAGTTCAAGGACTTATCCAAAAGATTTATCCACCAATTTCTTAATTAATTGCTAATCTTTCCCCAAAAATCCACAATTAACCaaatatccacataattaagaattatctcaaattacataaaatactactcacttttaataaactttatacaccttactatcatggccatgtggtaccttgtatggcactaatccataaataccaggtattttagctcgggtcgtattttatcccaaaatgtcaaactttgacgaaattccttttcttcgatttgcttaccttttctccttcacgaatttactcattacgtatttgaaatagcataatgcttataattttaaaataacctcattcctgaattttacgtcgattaacttacgacgaaactttaacatacgaaaatgcgggatgtaacatcatccTACTAGTAATAATCTTTGAGATGATTTTATATAAGACAGTACAACATGATATTGGTTTGTATTCTTTAATTGAAATTGGATGTTGTACCTTCGGTATTAATGTCACAGAAGTACAGTTCACAGGATGAAACATATAAGTTCTCTGAAAGAACCACATCACAGCTTTAGTAATATCATCTCCTATTACATTCCAAGCCTTTTTAAAGAATAAAGTATTATAACCATCAATCCTTGGTGCCTTATGGTCATCAATCCCATTCAATGCTGATTCTATCTCACTTCTTGTACATGGTTCAATTAGCTTCAGTTGTTGTTGTCTACTTAGTACATTACCCATATGCATGACTTTATGTCTGACACAAGGAAGTTTCCTTGCAGATGATCCCAAGAGTTATTCATAGAACTCTATAATTTCAGCTTCAATTGAGTTCTTATTCTGCAATATGTCTCTATCAGCTGTGACTAGATTCCTGATTTGATTTTGTGCAATCATGTTCTTTAGACAAGCATGAAAATAAGAAGTGTTAGAATATCCTAATTTTAACCACTGGACTGTAGCCTTTTGTCTAGCCACATTCTCATCAATTAGACCCCATTTTTCCAGTTCCAGCTTTAAAACTTTTTCCTCTTCAAACATAATTTGATGATTAGGTATTTGTCTCATTTGGCTCTGCAGAacttgtaatttttcttttgtcTTCTTAACTTTAtctgatagtccagaaaattcctttttgtttaattttttcaATTCAACTTTCAACTTTTGCAATTTCTTCCATACCTTAACCATTGGAATTGAGTTGTCAGGTCTGGACCATGTTGTCTCCACTATTGCCATGAATTCTGGATGATCGGCCAAGTAATTATACAACTTAAATGACATGGCAACCTGTTCTGTCCTATCCTCCAGTGTAGCACTTAGAGGAGAATGATCAGAGAACAACATATCTAGACCTAAAGCTTCCAAATGAGTCCATTTTTATACCCAAGCAGGGTTAACCAATGCCCTATCAATCCTGCTGTGCACATGGTTATTTGTCCAGGTAAATGTCCTCCCTACAACTTTCATTTCCATCATGCCTGTAACTTGTAAGAAGTTCTTAAAATCTCTTATTTCAGCTTCCTGAAGTGGTGTACTATTTACTATATCCTCCACAGATAAGACAATATTAAAAATCTCCCATGAGTAACCAAGGATCTCTCATTGTTTGAGTTGTACAATGTAACTCTTCCCATAATACTTTCTTACTTTGAATGGTGTGCAATACATACACAGTAGTGAAATATAACTCCATTAGCAAGGAATACACCTTCATGAGCCCATGCATAAATTGTTCATGAGTTCTTAATATAgtaaaatgtcacgacccaaatctcacatgtcgtgatggcgcctatcacaatactaggcaagccgactttcACAATAAAACCACGCATTTTTAACTTTGGAAAACATAATAGGATAAGTTCAagagaaaatctcataaatactgatAGGAAAACACCGCAAGTCAatacaaaatttcccaaaaattcgggggtcactgagtacatgagcatatatacaATAACAAGGTCCGATAATTAAAACATGGTCTATGAAGGTAGAACattataaaaaaaaactaaaagatagtggaagagagtcaaggtctgcggacgccaaggcagctaccacGATAATCTCCAAACTGATGAAGCTCCAGAAGTTAGCAACCACCATGTCCGAAAGTACAAATCTGTAGATGACGTgaagagtgtagcatgagtacaacaaactcaataagtaacaagtctagcctttgggctgaaagcagtgacgagctcaaccaaTACAGTAAAAATACATGATTTAACAGTATAGAAATGACAGGAAATAGGACAATAATATCTCGTAGCAAACTCACAATCTGTTAGTACATAGTACAGGAAATGTAGATATGCTTTTAGGTTAACAATTAAGCTCAATACGGATAAAATATGcaaagtctgaatgatatgaggaatatgacatctctatatctatatgccaatatgcatatcgtatgtgatgcaacacaatgaaagcctcacgtactcacactctcagagtactcaactatctgtctcaattctcactcatcacattcagtcactcaacactgtaTGGTAcccgctgcggtgtgcagcccgatcccatcatgaatcaatagaaaCTGCGCCCACTGTTGGTATATCAGACTTCAGAGGGGTGGATCATGCCCAAGCACTAATAAAACTTGCTGCAACAcgcagcctgatcccatcatgaatcaacaaTACgtgttgcgatgtgcaacccgatcccataaatatcactcacaaacaggccctcggcctcactcaatcatcaatgtctccagtctctcgggctcaccacACTCATGCCAAGTAGCCCAAATCAATGATTTATGATgtgacaataaatgataacagagactcaGATATGGTATGCAATGATAAATGcaactgagtacataactgcaaattaagcaaataactcaacaacagagaACAACcgatgtgggtcccaatagtaccagtatatagtctaaacatgatttctaacacaaatcacagctcaagtgctctaacacatagagtacagtaataaTATTCAGATAAAATGACTACAAAATCCCACGAAATCAACTAAGTCATAATTACTACGGTGTACACTCACACgcgcgtcacctagcatgtgcgtcacctcaacactgatcacataacacgaaattcagggattcatacactcagaaccaagtttagaagtgttacttacctcaaaccgtgcaaatctgtactccaataagccctttcCTTTTGAAtcagcctccgaatgcctcgaaccTAGCCACAAACAAcccgatacagtcaacacaagctataggaatcaattccatatgaaaaagctaagttcttaatcaaaagtcaaaaggtcaactcaaaaggtcaaccatgggctcacgtctcagaatccgacaaaagttacaaaatccaaacacccattaaaccacgagtccaaccataccaaatttaccaaattctgacaccAAATCATCACCCAAATCCTAGTCTCCAATTCCTAGCCCAAAacacccaaaattccaccttaaaaacacacaaactaggtggaaatATCAATGGCTaatcaatattattgaataaaaatgatccaaagtggcttacctcaagaaatcatgTGAAACCCCTCTCAAATATCGCCTCCAACCAAGCTTctaaagtccaaaatgacaaaaatcccGAAAACCCTTCGAATATAATCTGCCTAGGGTTTTTTGCACCTGCGCtccacttaaccgcatctgccgTCCCGCTTTTGCGAATTCTCCATCGCTTATGTGATCCACACCCTCCAGCTCACTTTCGCATCGGCGATCGCTCATGTGCATCCTCATCTGCGGATATCCTTCCACACCTGCGCCCCAGGCTCCCTTTCGAGATGACGagtgcaaaacacacacttaaatatgctcgctagtcgaatatagtataatacaatatcgtatccacagggattggagttaaacattattttcatagtttatagcttggttgctgtctaagatgatcaacaattaagAATTATGTTATtaaaactacaattaactaagaatctacggttattgactaatgacaaatGAACAAGAagcaagcaaagaaggttatcagtgggagaaaatagagttttgataggataggtgcaagataattgtctgggatttaactctagttaattcacttctaatgttcaagtgagtctctcgaattcactcaattattagttcaaacatttagtagaaactcctctctcgattaagtctcaacctcacaagttGAACTAAATTAAGCTCGGTGatgatatgcaagaattcgtaatggattggtctttaggagaacctctctcggttatcctcctaactaagtttaatcaacaattaaactagtctctttcgattactaaaaaGAATTAATGAATTGAACCAACAAAATacaatgcaaagatatcacaagctatgcctctctcgattacatgaactagtgaatatagatgcaacaattaaatcatccaaaaccattcaatacataaaactagagttataatccacaaacaattatcaatacaccaaatccatcaaaccctaatgagaactactccatagatatggagcaattcatcacaaatatgtttaaactAAAAAagcataaaacgatccaaactcgtgtcttgagtgaggattgaatgatgaattccttgtgcctttgtttctccaactcctccttagccttctTAGGTCTTATATGTGTCAAAAGttcagaaaataatgtttttccatatatatatatataccaagtagggtcgggccaaAACTAAAACACcttttcctacgcgaaataggacaattactctgtaaatttgcacaggcgcaccgcatggggcgaCATGCCACGCGACGCGTTAGTGAAgaaatccagagagctagttCTGACAGGCAGCAGGAAATTTGCACAGATGTGGCGCCCCACGCGCCGCGACAGTGGGGATTTCTCAGAGTATGTatgtttcttgattttttttatatCCAGGTGTGGTTCTTGACACCCGAACGCAATCCCGACTtaacccttgggcttttactcaaatttcaaagctccaaatcactcgaattcattccataacatctacatagcttggaatcactcctactaggcataaaacacaaaattagtgcaaaacactagcgattaaagctcaaactcaattgaAGTGcattaaattagagtgcaataagcaactaaaacacgatattatagcctaccatcaacaccccacacttaaaccattgctcgtcctcgaccaatcaaactacactctatatatacaagattttttaaaataactttcctaactcattacaccaaaatatttaaaatagattaactACAATACTGTAACATcttcgcctcaagatttgactcaaaagtaccatgcattattcataactcgctcacttactctaacatagaggtcaacgatattacctttccttcatgaatcaagtgccctcacacaataatagagagtagttccacacacaataaaatataagaacaattaggaactcaagatagaaagaattcactcactctgagaaacaacattcatatgccacaaaagatgcaccataggcttgccgtagtgtactactctactatttgagttcattcagtcaaggatcaagtaggactttaattggttgtaatgtaagctaCGAGATGAGTAGGATACATTATGacataagagtgactacacctccctaagcactttcaATACATACACTTTAcctttcaaaaccccacacttatgtcaaaccataactccaccttcacatcaatatacattaactccctacttctttaagcacaattacatcaagagttatcacttatcaatgaatatttttcacaacaatacaactaatttttctttctttttcaattcaagtggctcttactttttcaaaacagtgcacctttctccttatttcattagttctactcaaaagccaaaccaacccccctacacttcaacttttacaaagttcataacaatttcaagtgctcatgatTGGTAAACGGTTTAAATAGACGGTCAATTCAACCAAATGGGTAGGGCTTGAAATGTAGTTTCCAAAGAAACAAGATACATGCTCAAAAGGgtttaactaagatacataacaattaggtgggtagaagcatataactggctcaacaaagaaatgcctatatcatttccaagactgaataaaactactatttcactttgcaaacacacggggaaagttctagacatcaaatgcaatgcacagaatgacacaaatctcacacacacatggcacataactcactaaagattggattatcaagacactctagtaaAAGCAGTTAcacaaagttaagatcatacaatttaaggtacttatacaagagtcaaaacctgagcctaagcgtcacaacaaaatcactcactattctcaaggaacaacccagtcaagagatattgctttcaattcaaatcagagcacaaggtttcctactactaacaaaaataaaaactaattatacatggttcaaacaaaacccttggaaaagaaccgtggcacaTAGAAAAACTAAGGGGGAATTGTTACACGACCTAAcagaagaaaatctttttgtctttttccttcgacttaatccctcaagaaacctgtcaaaTGATATCCATggtcgggaaaaatcaaaatttttaaaatttttatgtttttctttcaatttgtttttcaattgttttctatctctaactactacaactaacaaaagaaactaatatacatacatacaacatacaattgtaccccaccccacactttgagttgtggcatgtccccatgacacacaattaaaaagtataagttagagaaaacttccctgaatatct from Nicotiana tomentosiformis chromosome 11, ASM39032v3, whole genome shotgun sequence encodes:
- the LOC138901399 gene encoding uncharacterized protein, whose amino-acid sequence is MLFSDHSPLSATLEDRTEQVAMSFKLYNYLADHPEFMAIVETTWSRPDNSIPMVKVWKKLQKLKVELKKLNKKEFSGLSDKVKKTKEKLQVLQSQMRQIPNHQIMFEEEKVLKLELEKWGLIDENVARQKATVQWLKLGYSNTSYFHACLKNMIAQNQIRNLVTADRDILQNKNSIEAEIIEFYE